The following DNA comes from Streptomyces globosus.
TGCCGTCGACCTGCGCGATCGGCAGCGCGGCGGTCGAGACGCGGCCGGGCGCGGTGGTCCGCACGGCGGCCGCCCCCATCTCCTCGACGGTGCCCCACGCCTGGCACTCGGGGCAGCGCCCGAGCCATTTGGCGGTGGTCCAGCCGCACTCGGTGCAGCGGTAGGAGGGCCGGTCCTTGGCGGACGAGCGGGATGTACGGGCAGCCATGGCGCCCACCGTAACGGCAGGCGCCGACAGCCCGGCGTCAGTCGGGCGGTCAGCGGCTGTTCGATCTCGTCACCCGTAAGGGCTAAAACAGCTCAAGGCTTCACGGCTCCCGGCGGGCTGCCGCCTACCTTCGCCAGGGTGAACAGCAGCAACCAGGAAAGCCCCGCCCGGCGCTCCGGCGCGCAACGGGCGCACGGGCGCACGCCCCCCGAGGGGCGCGAAAGAGAACAGGCGCCCCCCTTCCGGCACGAGCCGTACCTGGACGGCCTGTTCACGTACTGCCTGTCCGTCCTGTGCGACCACGACACGGCCACCGACGTCCTCGCCGACGTCCTGGCCGTGGCCGAGCGGCACCCCGGCCGCTGCCCCGACGAGAGCGACCGCCGCGCCTGGCTCTACGCCCTCGCCCGCTGGGCCTGCCTGCGCCGCCTCGCGGAACGGCAGGGGACCCGGCAGGGGACCCGGCAGGGGGCGCACACCGCCCGGCGTGCGCCGGAGCACACCGAAGCGCACCGCGCCCCCGGCGACCGCCCCCGCGACACCGCCGCGCACCGGCGCACCGAGCTGGCCCGGCTCGCCTGGCCCGAGGCCGCCGGCACCACGCCCGAACAGCGAGAGGCCCTCGAACTCGCCGTCCGCCACCGCCTCGGCGTACCCGAGCTCGCCGCGGTCCTCGGCACCCCCGAGGCCGGCGCCCGCGAACTGCTGGCCGGCGCGGCCTGCGAAGTGGAGCGCACCCGCGCCGCCCTCGCCGTCGTCGAGACCGGCGGCTGCCCCTCCGTCTCCCGGCTCACCGGCGGCGGGCAGCTCCTGCTGTCCACCACCCTGCGCACCGAGCTCGTCCGGCACGTGGACGACTGCCCGCGCTGCCGCCGCCTCGCCGAACGCGTCGACGCCGCCTCCCCCTGGCCGGGCTCCTGCGGCATCGAGGCGGCCCTTCCCCTCGTCCAGGCCCCCCGCACCGCCGTGCACGCCGCACTCCAGCGGCCCGGCCGGAGCCGCGGCCGGCCCGCCCCGCGCTTCGACCGCACCGGCTTCCCCGTGGACCCGCGCGACCGGGCCGCCCGCCGCGACCGGCTGCGGGCCCGAGCCGTCACCACCACCGTCGTCGCGACCGTCGTCGCAGCGCCCGTACTCGCCCTGTGGACGGCCCACCGCGGCGGCCCCGGCACCGGCGAACCCGCCGGCGCCGACGCCACGCGGATCTCGGCCGGCGAGGCGGAGCTCCCGCCGGGCCGGGCGGGCGGCAGCCCCATGCGGGCGTACGAGAACACCGGCGGAACCGGCCGCACCACCGGCGCCCCCGGCTTCGCCGGACCCTCGCCCTCCGTCTCCGTCGAGGTGATCAGCACCGGCGCCCCGGCCGCCCCCGACCGGCCCGGCGCCCCGGGCCGGCTCACCGTCTCCGCCTCCGCCGACGGCGCAACGACCGTGCTCACCCTGACCGCCTCCGGCGGGGCCCCGGTGCACTGGCGGCTCTCCTCCGACGGCCCCTGGCTCCGCGCGAGCCGGACCGCCGGCACGCTGGCGCCGGGC
Coding sequences within:
- a CDS encoding BACON domain-containing protein — protein: MNSSNQESPARRSGAQRAHGRTPPEGREREQAPPFRHEPYLDGLFTYCLSVLCDHDTATDVLADVLAVAERHPGRCPDESDRRAWLYALARWACLRRLAERQGTRQGTRQGAHTARRAPEHTEAHRAPGDRPRDTAAHRRTELARLAWPEAAGTTPEQREALELAVRHRLGVPELAAVLGTPEAGARELLAGAACEVERTRAALAVVETGGCPSVSRLTGGGQLLLSTTLRTELVRHVDDCPRCRRLAERVDAASPWPGSCGIEAALPLVQAPRTAVHAALQRPGRSRGRPAPRFDRTGFPVDPRDRAARRDRLRARAVTTTVVATVVAAPVLALWTAHRGGPGTGEPAGADATRISAGEAELPPGRAGGSPMRAYENTGGTGRTTGAPGFAGPSPSVSVEVISTGAPAAPDRPGAPGRLTVSASADGATTVLTLTASGGAPVHWRLSSDGPWLRASRTAGTLAPGDSARILITVDGASEPVGPWTARVGVDPGGAVVAVRGSGRPAPAGSEPPAPEPTPTPTPTPTPEPTPTPTPTPTPEPTPSGTPEPTPTATPDDPGGTVPPPPADPAP